The following proteins are co-located in the Flavobacterium sp. CECT 9288 genome:
- a CDS encoding ATP-binding protein, translated as MTEKELHDYLKTYYPIENEKCEWKEFKSLKNSVSGDSASDIISYISAIANMQGGNLIIGIQDKTLNIVGIQDFAGYTIENIRFRINGNVTNLNVDEFSVRECITSDTNKVVWIFHIPKHQFRLPVYAHKKAWQRIDDNLVEMTKARLDAILEQVQINEDWSKVIIPEATLDDLDIEAIIKARVEFKKRNPKYSAEVDNWNDVDFLNKAKLTIKGKLTRTALILLGKDESEHYLGSSVKIRWNLKTIDNQDKDFEIFSVPFILSVDEVYKKIRNLKYRYLRDGTLFPDEVLRYEPFIIRESLNNAIAHQDYSKGARINVVEFEDDHLVFSNYGSFLPKSVEDVVLNDTPEEVYRNPFLVEAMKNLDMIETQGGGIRKIFNFQKQRFFPLPDYDFEDNKVKVTIIGKILDENFAKIIIKNSNLGLDEIILLDKVQKQKEISENEFKYLKKLKCVEGRRPNIYLSYKIIESTNDEDLKVEYLANRSFDDSHFKDMILEYLKKWGKTKRNKIDNLIIPKLSTALSEEKKKNKVTNYLSALRMEGKIINRPGYFWEIV; from the coding sequence AATCGAAAACGAGAAATGCGAATGGAAAGAATTTAAGTCGTTAAAAAATTCTGTTTCAGGAGATTCAGCTAGTGATATTATATCTTATATTTCGGCTATTGCAAATATGCAAGGCGGAAATTTAATAATCGGAATTCAAGACAAAACTTTAAATATTGTTGGAATTCAAGATTTTGCCGGTTATACAATTGAAAATATAAGATTCAGAATTAACGGAAATGTTACAAATCTTAATGTTGACGAATTTAGTGTTAGGGAGTGTATTACATCTGACACTAATAAAGTAGTTTGGATTTTTCATATTCCTAAACACCAATTTAGGTTGCCAGTTTATGCTCATAAAAAAGCATGGCAACGCATTGATGATAATTTAGTCGAAATGACAAAAGCAAGATTGGATGCAATTCTTGAACAAGTTCAAATCAATGAAGATTGGTCTAAAGTAATTATTCCAGAAGCAACTTTGGACGATTTAGATATAGAAGCTATAATAAAAGCCAGAGTTGAATTTAAAAAACGAAATCCCAAATATTCAGCTGAAGTTGACAATTGGAACGATGTAGATTTTTTAAACAAAGCAAAACTTACTATCAAGGGAAAGTTAACTAGAACAGCTTTAATTCTTTTAGGAAAAGATGAATCTGAACATTATCTAGGTTCTTCTGTTAAAATCAGATGGAATCTAAAAACGATTGATAATCAGGATAAAGATTTTGAAATATTTTCTGTTCCATTCATATTGTCAGTGGATGAAGTTTATAAAAAAATCAGAAATTTAAAATACCGTTATTTACGCGATGGGACTTTGTTTCCAGACGAAGTATTGAGGTACGAGCCCTTTATTATAAGAGAATCGTTAAACAATGCTATTGCGCATCAGGACTATTCTAAAGGAGCAAGAATTAATGTAGTAGAGTTTGAGGATGACCATTTAGTGTTTTCTAATTATGGTTCATTTTTACCAAAGTCAGTTGAGGATGTAGTTTTGAATGATACGCCTGAAGAAGTGTATCGAAATCCTTTTTTGGTTGAAGCAATGAAAAATTTGGATATGATAGAAACACAAGGTGGAGGTATTCGAAAAATATTTAACTTCCAAAAACAACGTTTCTTTCCTTTACCAGATTATGATTTTGAAGATAATAAGGTGAAGGTGACTATAATTGGTAAAATTTTAGATGAAAACTTTGCTAAGATTATTATCAAAAACTCCAATTTAGGTTTAGACGAAATTATTTTGTTAGATAAAGTTCAAAAACAAAAAGAAATTTCAGAAAATGAATTTAAATATCTCAAAAAATTAAAGTGTGTTGAAGGTAGAAGACCTAACATTTATTTATCATATAAAATTATTGAATCTACGAATGACGAAGATTTAAAAGTCGAATATCTGGCTAATCGTAGTTTTGATGATTCGCATTTTAAAGATATGATATTAGAATATCTTAAAAAATGGGGAAAAACTAAACGTAATAAAATTGATAACTTAATTATTCCTAAATTATCAACTGCTTTGTCTGAAGAAAAGAAAAAAAATAAGGTAACTAATTATCTTTCTGCATTAAGGATGGAAGGTAAAATTATTAACAGGCCTGGGTATTTTTGGGAAATTGTTTAA
- the hemF gene encoding oxygen-dependent coproporphyrinogen oxidase produces MKNKFYTYIQNLQDQIVAGLEAVEGHAKFKEDLWERPEGGGGRTRVIENGNVIEKGGVNISAVHGKLPDSMQKLFNVGEADFFACGLSLVIHPKNPMAPTVHANWRYFEMYDDNGNVINSWFGGGQDLTPYYLFEEDAIHFHQTCKTACDKHNPEFYPKYKKQCDAYFWNAHRNEARGLGGLFFDYCKETEQMSMENWFNFVTEVGNSFLTAYVPILERRKNLPYTAEQRTWQEIRRGRYVEFNLVHDKGTLFGLKTNGRIESILMSLPPHVQWVYDHHPESGSEEEKLLKVLEIPVEWI; encoded by the coding sequence ATGAAAAATAAATTTTACACCTACATACAAAATCTCCAAGACCAGATTGTTGCTGGCTTAGAAGCCGTTGAAGGTCATGCCAAATTCAAGGAAGATCTTTGGGAACGTCCAGAAGGCGGCGGAGGAAGAACACGTGTAATCGAAAACGGAAATGTTATCGAGAAAGGCGGTGTGAATATTTCGGCAGTGCATGGAAAATTACCCGATTCGATGCAAAAATTATTCAATGTAGGTGAAGCCGATTTTTTTGCCTGCGGATTGAGTTTGGTAATACATCCTAAAAACCCAATGGCACCTACGGTTCATGCCAATTGGCGCTATTTCGAAATGTATGACGATAACGGAAATGTAATCAACAGTTGGTTTGGTGGCGGACAGGATCTAACACCCTATTATTTATTTGAAGAAGATGCGATTCATTTTCATCAAACGTGCAAAACAGCATGTGATAAGCACAATCCAGAGTTTTATCCAAAATATAAAAAACAATGTGATGCTTATTTTTGGAACGCACATCGTAATGAAGCTCGTGGACTAGGCGGATTATTCTTTGATTATTGCAAGGAAACCGAACAAATGTCAATGGAAAACTGGTTTAACTTTGTAACTGAAGTTGGCAATTCATTTTTAACCGCTTATGTTCCAATATTAGAAAGACGAAAAAATTTACCATATACCGCAGAACAAAGAACCTGGCAAGAAATTCGTCGTGGACGTTATGTCGAGTTTAATTTAGTACATGATAAGGGCACTTTATTTGGCTTAAAAACCAACGGAAGAATTGAGTCAATTTTAATGTCATTACCGCCACATGTTCAGTGGGTTTACGACCATCATCCAGAATCAGGAAGTGAAGAGGAGAAATTATTGAAAGTGTTGGAGATTCCTGTTGAGTGGATTTAA
- a CDS encoding four helix bundle protein: MKDFKNFVVWQKSHQLTLDVYKMTHNFPKEELFGLTSQMKRSASSIPTNIAEGCGRNSDKDFARFLIIAFGSANELEYQFILSRDLNFINSESSEKLLFQVEEIKKMLNSLISKLYNK, translated from the coding sequence ATGAAGGATTTTAAAAATTTTGTAGTTTGGCAAAAATCACATCAATTAACTCTTGATGTCTATAAAATGACACATAATTTTCCAAAAGAAGAGCTTTTCGGCTTAACTAGCCAAATGAAAAGATCCGCAAGTTCAATTCCGACTAATATTGCTGAAGGTTGTGGAAGGAATTCAGATAAAGATTTTGCTCGATTTTTAATAATTGCATTTGGATCAGCAAATGAATTAGAATATCAATTTATACTGAGTCGAGATTTAAATTTCATCAATAGTGAGTCAAGTGAAAAACTATTATTTCAAGTTGAAGAAATTAAAAAAATGCTCAATAGTTTAATATCTAAGCTATATAACAAATAA
- the hemB gene encoding porphobilinogen synthase, which translates to MFPLQRGRRLRVNESIRSLVRETTLSPSDFMFPMFIAEGENVQVQIPSMPGIFRRSIDLTVKEVQELFDLGIRAVNIYVKVDENLKDNAGTEAWNPNGLMQNAIRAIKAACPEMIVMPDVALDPYSIYGHDGIIANGDVENDSTNEALVKMAVSHAQAGADFVAPSDMMDGRVLRLRQGLDAAGFHNVGIMSYSAKYASAFYGPFRDALDSAPKDADVDVPKNKKTYQMDYANRLEAIKEALWDVEEGADMVMVKPGIAYLDIVREVKNAVHVPVTVYHVSGEYAMIKAASERGWLDHDQTMMEQLMCIKRAGASLISTYFAKEAAILLNKK; encoded by the coding sequence ATGTTCCCATTACAAAGAGGTCGTCGTTTGAGAGTTAACGAATCCATTCGTTCGTTAGTTAGAGAAACTACATTAAGTCCAAGTGATTTTATGTTTCCTATGTTTATTGCCGAAGGCGAAAATGTACAGGTACAAATTCCATCTATGCCAGGAATTTTCCGCCGTTCTATTGATTTAACGGTTAAAGAAGTGCAAGAATTATTCGATTTAGGAATTCGAGCAGTAAATATTTATGTAAAAGTTGATGAAAATCTAAAAGACAACGCCGGTACTGAAGCTTGGAACCCAAACGGACTCATGCAAAACGCCATTCGTGCGATCAAAGCCGCTTGTCCAGAAATGATTGTCATGCCAGATGTAGCTTTGGATCCGTATTCTATTTATGGTCATGACGGAATCATTGCAAACGGTGATGTAGAAAACGATTCGACGAATGAAGCTTTGGTAAAAATGGCCGTTTCGCATGCGCAAGCGGGTGCTGATTTTGTAGCCCCAAGCGATATGATGGACGGACGTGTACTACGCTTGCGTCAAGGTTTAGATGCTGCAGGATTTCACAATGTGGGAATCATGAGCTATTCTGCCAAATATGCTTCGGCATTTTACGGACCGTTTCGCGATGCTTTAGACTCTGCTCCAAAAGACGCTGATGTAGATGTTCCGAAAAATAAAAAAACCTATCAAATGGATTATGCCAATCGTCTTGAAGCTATCAAGGAAGCACTTTGGGATGTTGAAGAAGGCGCTGATATGGTCATGGTAAAACCCGGAATTGCATACTTAGATATCGTTCGCGAAGTAAAAAATGCAGTTCATGTGCCTGTAACGGTATATCATGTTTCTGGCGAATATGCCATGATCAAAGCCGCTTCCGAAAGAGGTTGGTTAGATCACGACCAAACGATGATGGAGCAGTTAATGTGCATCAAGCGTGCAGGAGCCAGTTTAATTTCGACTTATTTTGCTAAAGAAGCCGCTATACTTTTAAATAAAAAATAA
- a CDS encoding c-type cytochrome: MKKILCLVAVCCFLSCKKEETKKESLYPTTTEEVAQTPVELGKEIFEGKGNCIACHQIDKKVIGPSLQDIAGIYKSKNADMVTFLKGEGEPIVDPSQYEVMKANFALTKAMSEEELKALEAYVYSHVK; the protein is encoded by the coding sequence ATGAAAAAGATCCTTTGCTTAGTAGCCGTATGTTGCTTTCTATCTTGTAAAAAAGAAGAAACCAAAAAAGAATCCTTGTACCCAACAACTACAGAAGAAGTTGCTCAAACTCCAGTAGAATTAGGAAAAGAAATTTTTGAAGGAAAGGGAAATTGTATCGCCTGTCACCAAATTGACAAAAAGGTAATCGGTCCCAGCTTACAAGACATTGCGGGTATTTATAAAAGTAAAAATGCTGACATGGTCACCTTTTTAAAAGGCGAAGGCGAACCAATTGTAGACCCAAGTCAATACGAGGTGATGAAAGCTAATTTTGCACTCACAAAAGCCATGTCCGAAGAGGAATTGAAAGCGCTAGAAGCCTACGTATATTCTCATGTAAAATAA
- a CDS encoding methylated-DNA--[protein]-cysteine S-methyltransferase has protein sequence METIYINTPLGIAAITGDVHGVSEITVLEEGEVSTKIPDFLQEPVQQLQEYFHSQRTNFTFKLNPKGTDFQQKVWNALLDIPYGKTRTYLEQSKFLGDPKAIRAVASANGKNPLWIVVPCHRVIGSDGSLTGYAGGLWRKKWLLEHENPSPQHSLF, from the coding sequence ATGGAAACAATTTACATCAATACTCCGCTAGGAATTGCTGCCATTACAGGTGATGTACATGGTGTTTCTGAAATAACAGTTTTAGAAGAGGGTGAAGTATCCACTAAAATCCCAGATTTTTTACAAGAACCTGTACAGCAACTTCAAGAATATTTCCATTCGCAAAGAACTAATTTTACCTTTAAACTCAATCCAAAAGGAACTGATTTTCAACAAAAAGTGTGGAACGCATTGCTCGATATTCCGTACGGGAAAACAAGAACGTATCTAGAACAATCCAAATTTCTTGGTGATCCAAAAGCTATTCGTGCTGTGGCTTCGGCCAATGGAAAAAACCCACTTTGGATCGTGGTTCCTTGCCACAGAGTTATTGGTAGTGATGGTTCATTAACGGGTTATGCAGGAGGTTTATGGCGTAAAAAATGGTTGTTAGAGCATGAAAATCCTTCCCCGCAACATAGTTTATTTTAG
- a CDS encoding 3'-5' exonuclease — MIEKINLNNILFLDIETVPESENYDALDPEMQSLWEHKTQYQRKEEFSPEDFYDRAGIWAEFGKIVCISVGYFTIKGDIRNFRVTSFFGEEKKILSDFNNLLNNHFNQPQHVLCGHNAKEFDIPFLARRMIINNIAIPNKLNLFGKKPWEIPHLDTLELWKFGDYKHFTSLKLMCKVLGIPSSKGDIDGSQVGHVFYVEKDIDRIITYCERDTIAVAQIFLRLRREELLVEDEIIHV; from the coding sequence ATGATTGAAAAAATCAACCTTAATAACATTCTCTTTCTTGATATTGAGACCGTTCCTGAATCTGAAAATTACGATGCTTTAGATCCGGAAATGCAATCGCTTTGGGAACACAAAACACAATACCAACGCAAAGAAGAGTTTTCACCCGAGGATTTTTATGATCGAGCAGGTATTTGGGCCGAGTTTGGTAAAATTGTGTGTATTTCGGTAGGTTATTTTACCATCAAAGGTGACATTCGTAATTTTCGTGTAACGAGTTTCTTTGGCGAGGAGAAAAAAATACTTTCCGACTTTAATAATTTGCTCAACAATCACTTCAATCAACCGCAGCATGTTTTGTGCGGACACAATGCCAAAGAATTTGATATTCCCTTTTTGGCTAGGCGAATGATTATCAACAATATTGCAATTCCAAACAAGCTGAATTTATTTGGAAAAAAACCTTGGGAAATTCCGCATTTAGATACATTAGAATTGTGGAAATTTGGCGATTACAAACATTTTACTTCTTTGAAATTGATGTGTAAAGTACTCGGAATTCCTTCTTCAAAAGGAGATATCGATGGCAGTCAAGTAGGTCATGTTTTTTATGTGGAGAAAGACATTGACCGTATTATTACTTATTGTGAGCGAGATACTATTGCTGTAGCGCAAATTTTTCTGCGTTTGCGTAGAGAAGAGTTGTTGGTAGAAGACGAGATTATTCATGTGTAA
- a CDS encoding nucleoside recognition domain-containing protein, protein MVLSRFWLVIFISSIVFVVVSLFSSNTYTIDYVLNGKIDDPILISEKMPEQLPLFIKDSIKNAPDQTMIVNRDTLNADTTYVFKNKTVKIYSGVQKSDGLLPTCKSTLLDLVLPLMAYLAFFCGLMELLIISGASGKLAKALSPVFVKVFPSIPKNHPSISYMTLNFAANFLGLDSAATPFGLKAMESLQEINPEKDKASDAQIMFMCLHASGLTLIATSIIGYRAAANASNPADVMLPCIITSFIGTIAAFLIVGIKQKINFKSASLVLVLITLIAAIIGLLMYVNQLDLVGKNYFTSNLSALILIAIIAFTLIFSFWNEKKFTAESTTVFDAFVVGANNGVKTGVTIFPYVLGMLVAISLFRNSGLFEIISNGIAFLFSNMGVSKEITDALPVALLRPFSSAGSRGFLIDSMNTFGPDSLTARLSSIFQCSAESTFYVIAVYFGSVNIKNTRYALGTMLLVDVICVITAIFVASWFF, encoded by the coding sequence ATGGTATTGAGCAGATTTTGGTTGGTTATTTTTATTTCATCAATTGTTTTTGTGGTAGTGAGTTTGTTCAGTTCAAATACCTACACAATTGATTATGTATTGAATGGAAAAATAGACGACCCAATTTTGATTTCAGAAAAAATGCCGGAGCAATTGCCGCTTTTTATCAAAGACAGTATCAAAAATGCCCCAGATCAAACCATGATTGTCAATCGCGATACTTTAAACGCGGATACAACTTATGTATTTAAAAATAAAACTGTAAAAATCTACAGTGGCGTACAAAAATCAGATGGTTTATTGCCTACCTGTAAAAGTACTTTACTAGATTTAGTTTTGCCATTAATGGCTTATTTAGCTTTCTTTTGTGGGTTGATGGAACTATTAATTATTTCAGGTGCTTCTGGAAAATTAGCCAAAGCCTTAAGTCCTGTTTTTGTAAAAGTATTTCCGAGTATTCCCAAAAATCACCCATCGATTTCGTATATGACTTTGAACTTCGCAGCTAATTTTCTTGGTTTAGATTCGGCTGCAACGCCTTTTGGCCTTAAAGCCATGGAAAGTTTACAAGAAATAAATCCTGAAAAGGACAAAGCTAGTGATGCGCAAATCATGTTCATGTGCTTGCATGCCTCAGGACTTACTTTGATAGCTACTTCAATCATTGGCTACCGTGCTGCCGCAAATGCCAGTAATCCTGCCGATGTGATGTTGCCTTGTATTATAACGTCGTTCATAGGTACCATTGCAGCCTTTTTGATCGTGGGTATCAAACAAAAAATCAATTTTAAAAGTGCGTCTTTGGTATTGGTCTTAATTACGTTAATCGCAGCTATTATTGGTTTGCTGATGTACGTGAACCAATTGGATTTAGTGGGTAAAAACTACTTTACATCTAATCTTTCCGCTTTAATTTTAATCGCTATTATTGCGTTCACTTTGATTTTTTCGTTCTGGAATGAAAAGAAATTTACTGCTGAAAGCACTACTGTTTTTGATGCTTTTGTAGTGGGTGCTAACAATGGTGTGAAAACTGGAGTAACTATTTTTCCTTATGTTTTAGGGATGTTAGTTGCTATTTCCTTGTTTAGAAATAGTGGTTTGTTTGAAATCATCAGTAACGGAATTGCCTTTTTATTCTCAAATATGGGCGTAAGCAAAGAAATTACAGATGCTTTGCCAGTAGCCTTGCTACGTCCGTTTAGCTCCGCAGGATCACGTGGATTTTTGATTGATTCTATGAACACTTTCGGTCCAGATTCCTTAACGGCTCGTTTGAGTAGTATTTTTCAATGTAGCGCCGAAAGTACTTTTTATGTAATTGCAGTTTATTTTGGATCGGTGAATATCAAAAACACCCGTTACGCTTTAGGAACCATGTTGCTAGTAGACGTGATATGTGTAATTACGGCAATATTTGTGGCGAGCTGGTTTTTTTAA
- a CDS encoding fumarate hydratase, producing the protein MDFIYQDPYPILKDDTQYRKISSDYVKVEQLGDREILTVDPKGLELLSQEAMKDVSFMLRTSHLEKLRAILDDPEATDNDRFVAYNLLQNAAVAIDGQLPSCQDTGTAIVMAKKGENVYTGVDDAEWLSKGIFNTYQEKNLRYSQIVPISMFEEKNSGSNLPAQIDIYSKKGNTYEFLFLAKGGGSANKTYLYQQTKSLLNEKSMDAFVRAKIMDLGTSACPPYHLAFVIGGTSAEANLAAVKKASAGYYDHLPTTGNMAGQAFRDLEWEQRVQQICQESAIGAQFGGKYFTHDVRVIRLPRHAASCPVGLGVSCSADRNIKGKITKEGIFVEQLEVNPGRLLPATPPHLEPAVEIDLNQPMADILKKLSQYPIKTRLKLNGTLIVARDIAHAKIKELLDAGKPMPEYFKNHPVYYAGPAKTPDGMPSGSFGPTTAGRMDVYVEEFQKAGGSMIMLAKGNRTPQVMNACKTYGGFYLGSIGGPAAILAQDNILKVEVVDFEELGMEAVRKITVKDFPAFIITDDKGNDFFNNL; encoded by the coding sequence ATGGACTTTATTTATCAGGATCCTTATCCTATTTTAAAAGACGATACACAATACCGAAAAATATCTTCAGACTACGTAAAAGTAGAACAGCTGGGCGATAGAGAAATCCTTACCGTTGATCCAAAGGGTCTGGAGTTGCTTTCGCAAGAAGCCATGAAAGACGTTTCTTTTATGCTTCGTACGTCACATTTAGAAAAATTACGTGCTATTTTGGATGATCCAGAAGCGACAGATAACGATCGTTTTGTGGCGTATAATTTATTGCAAAATGCAGCAGTAGCTATTGACGGACAATTACCATCTTGTCAAGACACCGGAACAGCGATTGTAATGGCCAAAAAAGGAGAAAATGTATACACAGGTGTAGATGATGCTGAGTGGCTCTCAAAAGGGATTTTCAACACCTACCAAGAAAAAAACCTGCGTTACTCTCAAATTGTGCCTATCAGTATGTTCGAGGAAAAGAATTCTGGTTCTAATCTTCCAGCACAAATTGATATCTATTCTAAAAAAGGAAATACGTATGAGTTTTTGTTTTTAGCAAAAGGGGGCGGTTCTGCCAATAAAACCTATTTGTACCAACAAACAAAATCGCTTTTGAATGAAAAGTCGATGGATGCATTTGTACGTGCTAAAATCATGGATTTAGGCACTTCTGCTTGTCCGCCGTATCACTTAGCGTTTGTAATTGGCGGTACTTCAGCCGAGGCTAATTTGGCTGCTGTTAAAAAAGCTTCAGCGGGTTATTACGATCATTTGCCAACCACAGGAAACATGGCTGGTCAAGCATTTCGTGATTTAGAATGGGAGCAAAGAGTGCAACAAATTTGCCAAGAAAGTGCCATTGGAGCGCAGTTTGGTGGAAAATATTTTACGCATGATGTACGTGTGATTCGTTTACCACGTCATGCTGCTTCTTGCCCTGTAGGATTAGGAGTTTCGTGCTCTGCCGATAGAAATATAAAAGGAAAAATTACCAAAGAAGGTATTTTTGTAGAACAACTTGAGGTGAATCCTGGACGTTTATTGCCTGCAACTCCACCACATCTAGAACCGGCGGTCGAAATAGACTTGAATCAACCTATGGCGGATATTCTAAAAAAGTTATCACAATATCCAATTAAAACGCGTTTAAAATTGAACGGAACTTTGATTGTAGCGCGCGATATTGCACATGCTAAAATCAAGGAACTTTTGGATGCAGGTAAACCTATGCCAGAGTATTTTAAAAATCATCCGGTGTATTATGCAGGACCAGCAAAAACTCCAGACGGAATGCCTTCAGGTAGTTTTGGTCCAACCACGGCCGGAAGAATGGATGTTTACGTAGAAGAATTTCAAAAAGCCGGCGGAAGTATGATCATGCTTGCTAAAGGAAATAGAACGCCACAAGTTATGAATGCTTGTAAAACCTACGGAGGTTTTTATTTAGGCTCTATTGGAGGTCCAGCAGCTATTTTAGCACAAGATAACATCTTGAAAGTAGAAGTAGTTGACTTTGAAGAGTTAGGTATGGAAGCAGTTCGAAAAATAACTGTCAAAGATTTCCCAGCCTTCATTATTACTGATGATAAAGGAAATGATTTTTTCAATAATTTGTAA
- a CDS encoding 3-oxoacid CoA-transferase subunit B, translating to MALTKEDIARRIAKEVQDGYYVNLGIGIPTLVANYVRTDISVEFQSENGVLGMGPFPFAGEEDADIINAGKQTITTLPGASFFDSALSFGMIRSQKVDLTILGAMEVAENGDIANWKIPGKMVKGMGGAMDLVASAENIIVAMMHVNKAGESKILKKCSLPLTGVGCVKKVVTELAVLEVTSAGFKLLERAPGVTVEHIIASTEANLIIEGDIPEMDIN from the coding sequence ATGGCTTTAACAAAAGAAGATATAGCAAGAAGAATTGCCAAAGAAGTACAAGACGGCTATTATGTTAACCTAGGAATTGGAATTCCTACCTTGGTGGCTAATTATGTACGCACAGATATTTCGGTTGAATTTCAAAGTGAAAATGGCGTATTAGGCATGGGACCATTCCCGTTTGCGGGAGAAGAAGATGCCGACATCATCAACGCTGGAAAACAAACCATTACTACCTTGCCAGGCGCATCGTTTTTTGACTCCGCTTTAAGTTTCGGAATGATACGCTCTCAAAAAGTAGATTTAACTATTCTAGGCGCTATGGAAGTGGCCGAAAATGGAGATATCGCCAACTGGAAAATCCCAGGTAAAATGGTAAAAGGTATGGGTGGCGCAATGGATTTAGTGGCTTCTGCCGAAAATATCATTGTAGCAATGATGCACGTAAACAAAGCAGGCGAATCAAAAATCCTTAAAAAATGCTCTTTGCCATTAACCGGCGTAGGCTGTGTTAAAAAGGTAGTAACAGAGCTTGCAGTACTAGAAGTTACTTCAGCAGGTTTTAAGCTTTTAGAGCGTGCGCCTGGAGTTACAGTAGAACACATCATCGCCTCTACTGAAGCTAACTTGATAATTGAAGGTGATATTCCTGAAATGGATATCAACTAA
- a CDS encoding CoA transferase subunit A translates to MINKKVNTVQDALQGIENGMTIMLGGFGLCGIPENSIAELVQKNVTDLTCISNNAGVDDFGLGLLLQKRQIKKMISSYVGENAEFERQMLSGELEVELTPQGTLAEKCRAAQAGIPAFFTPAGYGTEVAEGKEVREFNGKMHIMELAYKADFAIVKAWKGDEAGNLIFKGTARNFNSSMAGAAKITIAEVEELLPVGALDPNEIHIPGIMVQRIFQGETFEKRIEQRTVRQK, encoded by the coding sequence ATGATTAACAAAAAAGTAAATACCGTTCAAGATGCACTTCAAGGCATTGAAAATGGCATGACTATCATGCTAGGCGGTTTTGGATTATGTGGAATTCCAGAAAATAGTATTGCCGAATTGGTTCAAAAAAATGTAACCGATTTAACCTGTATTTCAAACAATGCCGGTGTAGATGATTTTGGACTTGGATTGCTTTTGCAAAAGCGCCAAATCAAAAAAATGATCTCATCGTATGTGGGTGAAAATGCCGAGTTTGAACGTCAGATGCTATCAGGCGAACTAGAAGTAGAATTGACACCTCAAGGAACTTTGGCAGAAAAGTGCCGTGCTGCACAAGCCGGAATTCCTGCTTTTTTTACGCCAGCAGGTTACGGAACTGAAGTGGCTGAAGGAAAAGAAGTTCGCGAGTTTAATGGTAAAATGCATATCATGGAACTCGCTTACAAAGCTGATTTTGCAATAGTAAAAGCTTGGAAAGGTGATGAAGCAGGTAATTTAATTTTTAAAGGAACTGCTCGTAATTTCAATTCTAGCATGGCTGGAGCTGCAAAAATCACCATTGCCGAAGTAGAAGAGCTTTTGCCCGTAGGCGCATTAGACCCTAACGAAATCCACATTCCTGGAATTATGGTACAACGCATTTTTCAAGGAGAAACGTTTGAGAAAAGAATTGAACAACGAACTGTGAGACAAAAGTAG